Genomic DNA from Mycolicibacterium helvum:
TACGGACCTTCAATTGCTGCTCGGCTTGCGCGGTGAACGGATCCCAGATCGCCCATGCGTCGCCCTGGCCGGCCTGGAACGCCGAGAACGCGTCAGCAGGTTGCAGGAAAACCAGTTTCACGTCGGCAGGCGTCAGTCCCGCCTTGTCCAGCTGACCGAGCACGTTGCCGTGCGCTGAGCTGCCCTTGCCCACCAGGATGCTCTTACCCCGTAGGTCGCTGACCGAGGTGATCGGCGAGTCCGCGGGAACCAGAATCTGGTCGCCGACGCCGCCGCCGTTGTAGGCGGAGACCACCTTCACTTTCGCATTCGACGCCGCGCCGAAAATCGGAGGCGTGTTGCCGGTGATGGCGAAGTCGATCTTGCCCGCCGTCGCCGCTTCGATCTGCGGCGGCCCGGATGTAAACGTGGAGAAGGCGATCTGGTACGGCAGATTGTCCAGCGCACCTGCTGCGCGCAGCAGGGACTCGGTACCGCCCTTCTGATCGCCGACCTGCAGGACGAGTCCGGACAGCTCGGTCAACGGCACCGTCGCCGGCGCCTGCGACACCCCGGTGTTTTCCTGGCGCGACACGCAGCCCGTCAACAACAGACCCAATACGGCCAGCGCGACCATCAAGCGACGAAATACCCTGGGATACAAGCTTGCTCCTGTCAGATCTGGACGCCGAGTTGCTCGAGCAACTCGACTCGATGGTTGTCGGTCGCGGTCGACGAGCTGCCCGGCGGCCGCCGCGGGTCGGTGATCGCCGTCTGATACACCACTTCCCCGGCTTCCAAGACCAGCACCCGATCCGCCAGTCCGACAGCTTCATTGACGTCATGGGTAACCAGCAGGACCCCGAATTGATGGTGGCGCCACAGGTCGAGCAACAACGCGTGCATGCTGAGCCGGGTCAGCGCATCCAACGCACCGAACGGTTCGTCCAGCAGAAGCAGCCGTGGCTCGCCCACTAGCGCCCGTGCCAGCGAAACGCGTTGCGCCTGACCGCCAGACAGGGTCAGGGGCCAGGAACCGGCACGATCGGCCAGGCCAACGTCGGCCAGCGCCTTGTCGGCCCGCGCCGTCACCTCCCCGCGGGGTAGCCGGGACCGCGTCAGCCCGTAACCGACGTTGGTGCGCACTGTGCGCCACGGGAACAGCCGTGGCTCCTGGAACGCCAGCGCGGGTGCACCGGCCACCTGACGCTCACCGGTGTGGTCGTTCGACAAACCGGCGAGCACACGCAGCACGGTTGATTTGCCTGAGCCGCTGCGCCCCACCAGCGCGACGATCTCCCCGGCACCGACGGTCAGCGACACGTCCCGCAACACCTGATGCTCGCCGTACCACTTGTCGATGTTCCGAAGCTGCGCGGCCACCCCGGTTGTGCGTTCGGACGTCACAGTCATGACCGATACCTCAGTGCTCGACGTTCCAGTGCCCGCACGACGGCATCGGTCGTGATGCCAAGCAGCGCATAGACGATCAGGCCGAAAATGATGATGTCGATCCGCAGGAAGTCACGAGCGTTGTTGATCAAGTAGCCAATACCCTTGTCGGCGTTGATCTGTTCGGCGACGATCAACGTCAGCCAGGCAATCGCCAATGATTGGCGCAGGCCGACCAGCACCTGTGGGGCTGCGCTCGGCAGAATGATGTGAGTGAACCGCTGACGGAACGAGAAGCCAAGCACGTCAGCCGTTTCGAACAACTTCGGGTCGACCTGACGGATCGCCGAGAACGTATTGAGGTACAGCGGGAAGCTGACCCCGAGGGCCACCAACAGCACCTTGGGCAGCTCGCCGATACCGAACCACAGAATGAACAGTGGGATCAGACCCAGGTGCGGCAACGCTCGCAGCATCTGCATGGGTGGGTCGACGGTCGCCTCGGTCCACCGCGACAAGCCGACCGCCGTGCCCAGCCCGATCCCCAGCAACCCGCCCAGTAGCAGCCCCTGCACCACCCGCACACCGGAGACCTGCAGCGCGTCGGCAAGCTGACCGTCGCCGATGAGCTCCACTCCCGCCTCGGCGATCAGCGAGGGGGCAGGCAGGACGTCCTGAGAGATCACCCCGAGCGCACTGCCCACCTGCCACAGCGCCAGCAAGACCACCGGCGAGGCCCACCGCACGATCGTCCACTTCCGCTGCCTGTGTTGAGCACGCGCACGGGTGCCTACCGGTAGGACCGGCGGGGCGGGCGTGGTCACGATGTGGAGTCCCTTGGCTGACGCGTGAGTGGCTGGCGATAGGCATGCAAAACCGCAACATCGCGGCGTGCCTCGACCCTAGGAACGACCGACCCGTTTGGTTAAGGGTTTGATTCGCGGTGACCTAAAGCAGCCGGCGTTGACCGTCGAGAGCCAGCCTCAGCGCCATCCGTCGGCAGCCTTGGCGGCCTTGACCAGCGCATCGCACAGGTCACGCAGCTCGTGGGTGGCCGCGCCCTCGTCCACCGCGATCGCGACGTCCTCGGCGGCGCAGCGCACCTGATAGACCCGATCGGACAGCTCGGCGGCCTCGTCGGCGGAGAGCACCACCGCATCCTCGGGAATCGCACTGCCCTTGACCAGGGCACGCTGTTCGTATGCACGCTGCCGGCACGACTGCCGGCAGTACTGCCTGCGTCGGCCCATCCCGGCGTCGGCCACCTCTCGGCCGCACCACCGGCACGGCTGAGAGCGGGTACGACGCGTCACGCCTTGTGACTGTAGACGGCCGGGCGCGGTGATCCCGGTATCATGGGGGGCCGAGTCGGGAACCGCAGAGTGTGGTCTTACGTTGACTACCCGGACTTCATAGAGCGTTGTACTTCATAAAAGAGTCGTGAGGAGAGTTGACGATGGCTGATCGTGTGCTGAGAGGCAGTCGGCTCGGAGCCGTGAGCTACGAGACCGACCGCAACCACGACCTGGCGCCGCGTCAGATCGCGCGGTACCGCACCGAGAACGGTGAGGAATTCGAGGTTCCGTTCGCCGACGACGCCGAGATTCCTGGCACCTGGCCTTGCAAGAACGGCCTGGAAGGCACGTTGATCGACGGCGATCTGCCGGAGCCCAAGAAGGTCAAGCCGCCCCGCACCCACTGGGACATGCTGCTGGAGCGCCGTTCGGTCGAGGAGCTCGAAGAGCTGCTCAAGGAGCGCTTGGACCTGATCAAGTCCAAGCGTCGCGGAAGCTGACCTAGCGGACGACGCCGCGGGCGCGGTCCACGCGCCCGCCGATGCCCCACTGGGCGACCTTGACCATCGCTTCGCGAATGTTCGAGCCGCTCATTTTCGACACCCCCAGTTCGCGCTCACGGAACGTGATGGGCACCTCTGTGACGGTGAAGCCGCTGTTGATCGTGCGCCAGGTGAGGTCGATCTGGAAGCAGTAGCCCTTGGAGTCGACCGCCGACAGGTCGATCTTCTCCAGAACCTCGCGCCGGTAGGCGCGGTAACCGGCGGTGATGTCGTGGATGCCGACACCGAGTAGGACACGCGAATAAGTGTTGGCGGTCCTGGACAGCACCAGCCGTCGGTAGGGCCAGTTGCGGACCGTCCCGCCCTGAACATAGCGCGAGCCGATGGCCAGGTCGGCGCCATTGTCGATGGCGTCCAGCAGGCGATAGAGCTGTTCGGGAGCATGGCTGCCGTCGGCGTCCATCTCCACCAGCACGTTGTACTGCCGGCCCAGCCCCCAGGCGAACCCGGCAAGGTAGGCCGCACCCAAGCCGTCCTTGGCGTTGCGGTGCATCACGTGGATCCGGTCGGGATCAGCCAGGGATAGTTCGTCGGCGAGATCACCGGTGCCGTCGGGGCTGCCGTCGTCGACGATCAGCACGTGGACGTCGGGGCGTGCCGTGTGCACGCGGCCCACGATCAGCGGCAGGTTCTCCAGCTCGTTGTACGTGGGGATGATCACCAGGGTGCGCTGGCTGGGAAGCTCAGCGCCCGTTTTGCCCCGGTCGGTCATGACTCTCCTTTGTCGTGCTGTCCGGCCAGGGCTGAGGATGATTCACCCTGCTCCGGCGGGTTGTCGCTATCGTCGCGGCCCCCGGACATACTGCTTGCGTCCCCTTCCCGCTTTCTGCGGCGAATCGGACGTATGAACCAACCATTGTGCAGCATGGCGGCCATCAAAACGGCAACAGCGGCTCCGACCAGCACCCATTGCACCAACGGGCCCCATCGGGTGGCTAGCGTTTGGCTGGTCTTGAGCCGCACCACGACGTCGAGATAGGCCGGCGTGAAGAACTGGGTCCGAGCCACCTCACGGCCGTCCGGCGCGATCACCGCGCTGATCCCGGTGGTGCCGGCCACCACTACGTAGCGGTCGTGCTCGACGGCCCTGGCGCGGGCGAACGCCAGCAGCTGTTCGCTCATGTTCTGGTCGAACGTCGCGTTGTTGGTGGGAACTGCCAGGACCTGCGCGCCGTTGGTGACCGACTCGCGAAGCGCCCGGTCGAAGATGACCTCCCAGCAGGTCGCCACCCCGACCGGCACCCCGGCGGCGTGCACGACGCCCGAGCCGGTACCCGGCACGAAGTACCCGGCGCGGTCGGCGAACGACGACAGATGGCGGAAGAAGCCTCGCCACGGCAGGTATTCGCCGAATGGCTGGATGATCTGTTTGTCGTGGCGCTCCCCTGGTCCGGCGACCGGATCCCAGACGACGGCGGTATTCGACGCCGTCGGGTTCTGCGGGGTCCAGTCCGGGCGGGCGATGACAGTGCCGACCAGGATCGGCGCGCCGATCGCCTGCGCGGCCACGCTGATCTGTTGGGCGGCGTCGGCATTGGTGAACGGGTCGATATCCGAGGAGTTCTCCGGCCAGATCACGAACTGCGGCTGTGGCGCCTTGCCCGCGTGCACATCCTCAGCCAGTTGCACGGTTTGGCGGACGTGGTTGTCCAGGACGGCGCGGCGCTGGCTGTTGAAGTCGAGCCCCAGTCGCGGCACGTTGCCCTGGATCGCGGCCACCGTGACCGTCGGCTCGTTGCCGGCACCGCCGGCGGCGCGGCGCACCTGCGGCGCGGCCACCGCGGTGGTCAGCAACACCGCGGTGATGCACAGGCCGGGCAGCAGTACGCCTGGCAGCGACGCGGGCTCGGATGTCTCGGCCGTGCCACTGCGCTGCAGCCAGCGCACGATCTCGCTCGTCAACGCGGCCAGCGACGCGCCGAGCAGGACGATCCCGAACGACAGCAGCGGTACCCCGCCGAGCTGAACCAACGCCAGGAACGGCCCGTTCGTTTGACCGAAACCGACTACCCCCCAAGGGAATCCACCGAACGGCACCGTCGACTTCAGCCATTCCTGCAGTGCCCACATCAGCGCGAGCCACAGTGGCCAGCCTGGCAGCCTGCGCACCATGACGGCCAGTGCACCGAACAACGCCGGGAAGATCGCTTCCATCGCCGACAGCGCCAGCCAGGGCACCGGGCCGACCAGTCCGCTGATCCATGGGATCAGCGGGATGTAGAACGCCAGCCCGAACAGGTATCCGTAGCCCAGTCCGCCGGCCGGTGTGGTCTTGGGGTGCAGCAGTACCCAGCTGAGCATTCCGAAGCTCACCACTGCCGACCACCACCAGCCGATCGGCGGGAAGCTGATGCACAGCAGCAGCCCGGCGGTCACCGCAACCAGTAGCCGCATCAACCGCGGTGGCAGCGCGGTGCGCAACCATGTGAGCAGCCGGCTAGCCATGCAGCACGACACCTCGATGGACCGTCTGGCGGCAGTGCGGCAGCGGGTCGCCGGGGTCCAGCCGCGGCAACGCGGGCACCCGCGAGCGAGGGTCGGTGGACCACCGCTGGACGTTGTCGGAAGGAGCACTCACGTCCAGCTCCCCGCCGAGATCCCACACCGCGTACGACGCCGGCGCGCCAGGCACCAACGTGCCGCTGAGCCCGTCGCGCTCACCGCCGGCGCGCCAGGCGCCTCTGGTTGCAGCGGCAAAGGCTGCCCGCATGGAGATCGCGCTTCCCGGGGTTTGATGACGGCTCGCCGCACGGACGGTTGCCCAGGGGTTGATGCTGGTCACCGGGGCATCTGAACCGAACGCCATGGGCACGCCTGCCGATGCTAACAGCGAGAACGGGTTGAGCAGGGCGGCTCTGCCGGAACCGAGCCGGCGCGCGTACATGCCCGTGCTGCCGCCCCACAGCGCGTCGAAATTGGGCTGCATGCTGGCGATGATGCCGCAGCGGCCGAGCATGGCCGCCTGCTCGGCACTCACCATCTCCAGGTGCTCCAGCCGGTGCCCGCACCGGGCGACGGCCGGCGCCCCGAACCGCTCGACCAGACCGGCCACGGCGTCGACCACCGCGCGCACCGCCGCGTCGCCGATCACATGGAAGCCGGCGGTCACGCCGGCCTCGGTGCAGGCGATCAGATGCTCGGCGATGCCGTCGGGGTCCAGGTAGCAGTTACCGGTGCTGTCCGGCGCATCGGCGTACGGCTCGCACAGCCACGCGGTGTGAGAGCCCAGCGCGCCGTCGACGAACAGGTCGCCGGCCAGTCCGCGCGCCCCGGTCTCCTCGATCAACGCCCTGGCCTGGGCGGCGCTGGAGACAGCTTCACCCCAGTAGCCGATGACCACGACGCCGTGCTCGGTGGCGCGCAGCTCCTGCCAGTCGTCAGCCCCACCGATATCCGGTCCGGCGCATTCGTGGACGGCGACGATGCCCGCGGCAGCCACCGCATCCAGTGCGGCCCGCCGGGCGTCGGCGCGCTGCTGCGCGGTGAGCAGCCGACGAGCTTCGCTGCGGACGAGGTGGTGGGCGTCGGCCGACAGCGGTTTGTGCGGGTCGTATCCGGCGACCGCAGGCAAGCCGGGGACCAAGTCACGTAGCGCCGTCGAGGCCACAGCTGAGTGCACATCGACGCGGGCCAGGTAGGCCGGCGTCATGCCGGCGATGGCGTCAAGCTCCGCGGTGCTCGGGGCCTCGTCGCGCGCCCAGCCGGTGTCGTCCCAGCCGTGCGCCCAAATCGGCTGGCCCGGATGCGCCGCCATGTGCTCGGCGACCAGGGTCAGGCAGTGCTGTTTGGTTCTCGCCGAAGTCAGATCCAGCCCGGTCATCAGCAGGCCGGTAGAGGTCAGGTGGATGTGGCTGTCGACGAACGCGGGTGACACGAAGGCACCCTGTAGGTCGACGACCTGCGCATCACCGAATTGCGAACGGGCCACGTCGTCACTGCCGAGCCAGGAGACGACGCCGTCGCGGACGGCCATCGCGGTGGCATCCGGATGTGACGGGCTATGAATGCGCCCGCCGAGCAGCAGTGTGGTCACGGTGGATCAGTCTGCCCCGGTGTGGCGGGGCCGCAGCACCGGGTCAGAACTCGCGGTAGGCCGTCGAGCGCGGAACGATGTCGGCATCGTGGATGGGGCCAGAAACATGCCCGCCCTGCTCAACTACCTCGCCGTCGATGTAGTCGCCGCGCCCGGGATAGCCCGGCGCGGTCAGGTTCACGACGGTGACCCGGCGGGCGATACCGCGGGTGAGCAGCATCCCGGCCACTGGACGCACCACGCGGCGGGTCGGCGGCAGCAGCATCAGCGCACCGAGCGCGGTGCTGACCAAGCCGGGGATGAACACTCCGACGGTGCCGAGCGCGACGAGCATGCTGTCGGCCACTGCGCCCTGCGGGTCGTTGCGGGTGCGCTGTAGACGCAGGATCTGCCGCTTGACCTGGGATCCGGCCAGCGCAACGCCGACCACCGAGGTGGCCAGCAGGATGAGCAGCGTCCACCCGAGTCCGAGAGACCAGGTCAACGCGGCCAGGACGGCCAGCTCGACCACGGTGTAAAGGAAAAACGTCCGCATCACCATGCAAAGCCAACGAGCTGGCTCGGCCACCGGTTCCGGTGAGCCTGATAAGAGTCTGTGAGTTCTAGTGCGGGGTGATCTCGAGCGCGACGTGCACCTTATCGATACCGCCCCGGACCAGGCTGTGCAGATAGAACCACCCCGCGTGCTGCCAGTGGCGGCGCAGCACCTTGGTGTAGACACCGCGGGTCTCGGAGTCCGGGAGCACCCGAGCCGTCGCCTCGACCGGCTCGCCCTTCGGCTTTCCCAGCACTCCGCATTCGGCGATGGTCACCCGCGAGGTGTTGTGGATCCGCTTGACCTTCCAGGACACCCGGTCGGTGATCACCAGCAGACGGTCTGGTGAGCAGCAGATACTTGGCGCGTGCGACATCCTTGAAGGTGAGCGACATCGTTCAGGCGGCTCGTAATTCCAGGCCGATCGTCCGTTTGGCGCCGCCGCGCAGCTTGCTGAAGAAGTTGAAGACCTGGCCGACGATCCCGTAGCGCTTGGCGATCGCCTGATAGACGCGTTCGGTCTGAGATTC
This window encodes:
- a CDS encoding ABC transporter permease, whose product is MTTPAPPVLPVGTRARAQHRQRKWTIVRWASPVVLLALWQVGSALGVISQDVLPAPSLIAEAGVELIGDGQLADALQVSGVRVVQGLLLGGLLGIGLGTAVGLSRWTEATVDPPMQMLRALPHLGLIPLFILWFGIGELPKVLLVALGVSFPLYLNTFSAIRQVDPKLFETADVLGFSFRQRFTHIILPSAAPQVLVGLRQSLAIAWLTLIVAEQINADKGIGYLINNARDFLRIDIIIFGLIVYALLGITTDAVVRALERRALRYRS
- a CDS encoding ABC transporter ATP-binding protein; this translates as MTVTSERTTGVAAQLRNIDKWYGEHQVLRDVSLTVGAGEIVALVGRSGSGKSTVLRVLAGLSNDHTGERQVAGAPALAFQEPRLFPWRTVRTNVGYGLTRSRLPRGEVTARADKALADVGLADRAGSWPLTLSGGQAQRVSLARALVGEPRLLLLDEPFGALDALTRLSMHALLLDLWRHHQFGVLLVTHDVNEAVGLADRVLVLEAGEVVYQTAITDPRRPPGSSSTATDNHRVELLEQLGVQI
- the lnt gene encoding apolipoprotein N-acyltransferase, which gives rise to MASRLLTWLRTALPPRLMRLLVAVTAGLLLCISFPPIGWWWSAVVSFGMLSWVLLHPKTTPAGGLGYGYLFGLAFYIPLIPWISGLVGPVPWLALSAMEAIFPALFGALAVMVRRLPGWPLWLALMWALQEWLKSTVPFGGFPWGVVGFGQTNGPFLALVQLGGVPLLSFGIVLLGASLAALTSEIVRWLQRSGTAETSEPASLPGVLLPGLCITAVLLTTAVAAPQVRRAAGGAGNEPTVTVAAIQGNVPRLGLDFNSQRRAVLDNHVRQTVQLAEDVHAGKAPQPQFVIWPENSSDIDPFTNADAAQQISVAAQAIGAPILVGTVIARPDWTPQNPTASNTAVVWDPVAGPGERHDKQIIQPFGEYLPWRGFFRHLSSFADRAGYFVPGTGSGVVHAAGVPVGVATCWEVIFDRALRESVTNGAQVLAVPTNNATFDQNMSEQLLAFARARAVEHDRYVVVAGTTGISAVIAPDGREVARTQFFTPAYLDVVVRLKTSQTLATRWGPLVQWVLVGAAVAVLMAAMLHNGWFIRPIRRRKREGDASSMSGGRDDSDNPPEQGESSSALAGQHDKGES
- a CDS encoding RNA polymerase-binding protein RbpA, whose product is MADRVLRGSRLGAVSYETDRNHDLAPRQIARYRTENGEEFEVPFADDAEIPGTWPCKNGLEGTLIDGDLPEPKKVKPPRTHWDMLLERRSVEELEELLKERLDLIKSKRRGS
- a CDS encoding amidohydrolase, which encodes MTTLLLGGRIHSPSHPDATAMAVRDGVVSWLGSDDVARSQFGDAQVVDLQGAFVSPAFVDSHIHLTSTGLLMTGLDLTSARTKQHCLTLVAEHMAAHPGQPIWAHGWDDTGWARDEAPSTAELDAIAGMTPAYLARVDVHSAVASTALRDLVPGLPAVAGYDPHKPLSADAHHLVRSEARRLLTAQQRADARRAALDAVAAAGIVAVHECAGPDIGGADDWQELRATEHGVVVIGYWGEAVSSAAQARALIEETGARGLAGDLFVDGALGSHTAWLCEPYADAPDSTGNCYLDPDGIAEHLIACTEAGVTAGFHVIGDAAVRAVVDAVAGLVERFGAPAVARCGHRLEHLEMVSAEQAAMLGRCGIIASMQPNFDALWGGSTGMYARRLGSGRAALLNPFSLLASAGVPMAFGSDAPVTSINPWATVRAASRHQTPGSAISMRAAFAAATRGAWRAGGERDGLSGTLVPGAPASYAVWDLGGELDVSAPSDNVQRWSTDPRSRVPALPRLDPGDPLPHCRQTVHRGVVLHG
- a CDS encoding polyprenol monophosphomannose synthase, whose translation is MTDRGKTGAELPSQRTLVIIPTYNELENLPLIVGRVHTARPDVHVLIVDDGSPDGTGDLADELSLADPDRIHVMHRNAKDGLGAAYLAGFAWGLGRQYNVLVEMDADGSHAPEQLYRLLDAIDNGADLAIGSRYVQGGTVRNWPYRRLVLSRTANTYSRVLLGVGIHDITAGYRAYRREVLEKIDLSAVDSKGYCFQIDLTWRTINSGFTVTEVPITFRERELGVSKMSGSNIREAMVKVAQWGIGGRVDRARGVVR
- a CDS encoding FxsA family protein, translating into MRTFFLYTVVELAVLAALTWSLGLGWTLLILLATSVVGVALAGSQVKRQILRLQRTRNDPQGAVADSMLVALGTVGVFIPGLVSTALGALMLLPPTRRVVRPVAGMLLTRGIARRVTVVNLTAPGYPGRGDYIDGEVVEQGGHVSGPIHDADIVPRSTAYREF
- a CDS encoding ABC transporter substrate-binding protein: MVALAVLGLLLTGCVSRQENTGVSQAPATVPLTELSGLVLQVGDQKGGTESLLRAAGALDNLPYQIAFSTFTSGPPQIEAATAGKIDFAITGNTPPIFGAASNAKVKVVSAYNGGGVGDQILVPADSPITSVSDLRGKSILVGKGSSAHGNVLGQLDKAGLTPADVKLVFLQPADAFSAFQAGQGDAWAIWDPFTAQAEQQLKVRSIAAAKGVTNGYWFGVASDAALADPKRNSALADLLVRFAKAAKWAQDHPQEWAEKYAAAVGLDPKAAEVSQGRSLRLPTALSDEVVASEQKIADLFAKSGQIQSAPDFSKWVDRRYAGVLEPVLISAN